One genomic region from Nocardia vinacea encodes:
- a CDS encoding Na+/H+ antiporter — protein MHVAIGLVVLVASAASLAALARRFGISEPLVLTLAGVVASYLPHVPEVHPDPEVILLGFLPPLLYTSAIRTSLVDFRANARTIALLSVGLVLFSTFAVAAVVWWLLPVPFALAVALGAVVAPTDAVAATGIARRIGMPRRIVTILEDESMFNDATALVTVRTAIAAAAGTVSVWKAGGDFLLAAGGGAAVGIVVAYLLAMLRRRITDPVLDTTLSFLAPFVAYLPAEGIEASGVIAVVTCGMVLGHGAPVWQSAASRIAERTNWRTIQFILESVVFLMIGLQMRAIIEGAWNSGLDHGTLIVAAVAVMLAAMLSRPLWVFPVALLSRKLGLSNADVPLSHPVVVSWAGMRGVVTLAAVLLLPDNPQLPVLKLLALVVVAGTLLLQGTSLPWVVRRLHVRGPSRAENALQKANLLQQATAAGLAELDKHITPDTPPGVVEQLRDRVTWKTNAAWERLGRSESELATPTAEYRRLRLEMLRAERETVLRVRDSGGADYEILQYVLSRLDLEESMIDRFDETEEERVEPLAAPAAADSCAHLESAPLVREPTEPDECKECIAEGYTWVHLRMCLSCGHIACCDSSVGNHATKHYAGTGHPVMRSVEPGEAWRWCYIDELLG, from the coding sequence GTGCATGTCGCGATCGGCCTCGTTGTTCTAGTCGCGTCGGCGGCGTCGCTCGCGGCGCTCGCGCGACGGTTCGGGATATCCGAACCGCTGGTGTTGACGCTGGCCGGGGTGGTCGCGTCGTATTTGCCGCACGTTCCCGAGGTCCACCCGGATCCCGAAGTCATCCTGCTGGGTTTCCTGCCGCCGCTGCTCTACACCTCGGCGATTCGCACCTCGCTGGTCGACTTCCGGGCCAATGCGCGCACCATCGCGCTGCTGTCGGTGGGTCTGGTGCTGTTCAGCACGTTCGCGGTCGCGGCGGTGGTGTGGTGGCTGCTGCCGGTGCCGTTCGCGCTAGCGGTGGCCCTGGGCGCAGTGGTCGCACCGACGGATGCGGTGGCCGCGACCGGGATCGCGCGGCGCATCGGCATGCCGCGCCGGATCGTCACCATCCTCGAAGACGAGTCGATGTTCAACGACGCGACCGCACTGGTGACGGTGCGCACCGCGATCGCGGCGGCCGCGGGCACGGTGTCGGTATGGAAGGCCGGGGGTGACTTCCTGCTCGCCGCCGGCGGTGGTGCGGCGGTGGGCATCGTGGTCGCCTATCTGCTGGCGATGCTGCGCCGGCGGATCACCGATCCGGTGCTGGACACCACGCTGTCGTTCCTGGCGCCATTCGTCGCCTATCTGCCCGCCGAGGGGATCGAAGCCTCCGGTGTGATCGCCGTAGTGACCTGCGGCATGGTCCTGGGTCACGGTGCGCCGGTGTGGCAGAGCGCCGCCTCCCGGATCGCCGAACGCACCAATTGGCGCACCATCCAATTCATTCTCGAGAGCGTCGTCTTCCTGATGATCGGGCTGCAGATGCGCGCCATCATCGAGGGCGCGTGGAACAGCGGCCTCGACCACGGAACCCTGATCGTGGCGGCGGTGGCAGTCATGTTGGCGGCGATGCTGTCGCGGCCGCTGTGGGTGTTCCCGGTCGCGTTGCTCTCGCGCAAGCTCGGATTGTCGAATGCCGATGTGCCGCTGAGTCATCCGGTGGTGGTGTCGTGGGCCGGCATGCGCGGCGTGGTCACTCTGGCTGCGGTACTGCTGCTGCCCGACAACCCGCAACTGCCGGTGCTCAAACTGCTCGCGCTCGTCGTGGTCGCGGGAACGCTACTACTGCAAGGTACTTCGCTGCCGTGGGTGGTGCGGCGGCTACATGTGCGCGGCCCGAGTCGCGCGGAAAACGCACTGCAGAAGGCGAATCTGCTGCAGCAGGCGACCGCGGCCGGATTGGCCGAACTGGACAAGCACATCACCCCTGATACGCCGCCGGGTGTCGTCGAACAACTGCGCGATCGGGTCACCTGGAAGACCAACGCGGCCTGGGAACGCCTGGGCCGCTCGGAATCGGAACTGGCGACACCGACCGCCGAATATCGGCGACTGCGGCTGGAAATGCTGCGCGCGGAACGGGAAACGGTACTGCGCGTGCGGGATTCGGGCGGCGCGGACTACGAGATCCTGCAGTACGTGCTGTCGCGGCTCGATCTCGAGGAATCGATGATCGACCGCTTCGACGAAACCGAAGAGGAACGCGTCGAACCGCTCGCTGCCCCGGCGGCGGCCGACAGCTGCGCGCATCTGGAGTCCGCGCCGTTGGTGCGTGAGCCCACCGAACCCGACGAGTGCAAGGAATGCATCGCTGAGGGATACACCTGGGTGCATCTGCGAATGTGCCTGTCCTGCGGGCACATTGCCTGCTGCGACTCCTCGGTGGGCAATCACGCCACCAAACACTATGCCGGCACTGGCCACCCCGTCATGCGCAGCGTCGAACCCGGCGAGGCCTGGCGCTGGTGCTACATCGACGAACTCCTGGGCTGA
- a CDS encoding dienelactone hydrolase family protein yields the protein MNTIELDAPDGALEAILARPTGDGPWPGVVVLHDGVGFGPDIRSNVEMLADYGYLTIAPNLFANGRVRCIRAVMRSLIFTGASPAIREILAARDRLVADPGCTGKTAVIGFCMGGGFALLTAPMGFDAAAPFYPGLYGDYRAQLEGACPVVASYAQLDPSLLGAGRKLDRVLTDLDVEHDIKTYPGTMHGFANVFGIDPVLRVAGLGYDAEATRDAWRRIFAFFDKHLTDTPASGSE from the coding sequence ATGAACACCATCGAGCTCGACGCACCGGACGGCGCTCTCGAGGCGATCCTGGCCCGCCCGACCGGGGACGGTCCGTGGCCCGGTGTCGTGGTGCTCCACGACGGTGTGGGCTTCGGCCCGGATATCCGCAGCAATGTCGAAATGTTGGCCGACTACGGCTATCTCACGATCGCCCCGAACCTGTTCGCCAATGGCCGGGTGCGCTGCATCCGCGCGGTGATGCGGTCGCTGATCTTCACCGGCGCCAGCCCCGCGATCCGGGAGATACTCGCCGCCCGCGACCGCCTGGTCGCCGATCCCGGCTGCACCGGCAAAACCGCGGTCATCGGCTTCTGCATGGGCGGCGGCTTCGCATTGCTCACCGCGCCAATGGGTTTCGACGCGGCCGCACCGTTCTATCCGGGCCTCTACGGCGACTACCGCGCCCAACTCGAGGGCGCGTGCCCGGTGGTTGCCAGCTACGCCCAGCTCGATCCCTCGCTCCTGGGCGCGGGCCGCAAGCTCGATCGTGTGCTGACCGATCTCGACGTCGAGCACGACATCAAGACCTACCCGGGCACGATGCACGGCTTCGCGAACGTCTTCGGCATCGACCCGGTCCTGCGGGTCGCCGGTCTGGGCTACGACGCCGAGGCCACCCGCGATGCCTGGCGCCGGATCTTCGCCTTCTTCGACAAGCACCTGACGGACACTCCGGCCAGCGGATCCGAGTAG
- a CDS encoding enoyl-CoA hydratase/isomerase family protein, with translation MSRAAELDLETIDLARNGRVLTATILAPPLNFVTPAVVRDLDLLTTAADTDDTVGAIVLTGGLPGRFLTHADPSALTGMLAMPHPFIPARAVAPLIPMLNTSLRVPGAAQMLERFGGGLGTGMVWGYRWKRTTLRMNRSRVVYLAAINGPALGGGHEIALACDIRYAADAEHVELGQIESIANLIPGGGGTQRLPRLIGAAKAIELTLEGGPLSAREGLRLGLVHRLTAEDELLAETEATAARLAARNPVVIKELKRAIYFGTDRSLSRSLNHELAAFLSTGSSKAATRTQDAFFDDLDRLGDTPFLAEPKAWIDGTRVDQTS, from the coding sequence ATGTCGCGAGCAGCCGAGCTCGACCTGGAGACGATCGACCTGGCCCGGAACGGGAGAGTGCTCACCGCGACCATCCTCGCCCCGCCACTGAACTTCGTCACCCCCGCCGTCGTACGGGATCTGGACCTGCTGACCACGGCGGCCGATACCGATGACACGGTCGGCGCGATCGTACTCACGGGCGGCCTGCCAGGGCGGTTCCTCACCCACGCGGATCCGAGCGCGCTCACCGGCATGCTCGCGATGCCGCATCCGTTCATCCCGGCCCGCGCGGTGGCGCCGCTGATCCCGATGCTCAATACGAGCCTGCGGGTACCGGGTGCGGCGCAGATGCTGGAGCGGTTCGGTGGCGGTCTCGGCACCGGCATGGTGTGGGGCTACCGCTGGAAGCGAACGACCCTGCGGATGAACCGATCTCGCGTGGTCTATCTGGCCGCCATCAATGGTCCCGCCCTCGGCGGCGGCCACGAGATCGCCCTCGCCTGCGATATCCGGTATGCCGCCGACGCCGAGCACGTCGAACTCGGTCAGATCGAATCGATCGCCAATCTCATTCCGGGCGGCGGCGGAACCCAGCGCCTGCCGCGGCTGATCGGCGCGGCCAAGGCGATCGAACTGACTCTCGAAGGTGGACCGCTCAGCGCACGGGAGGGCCTGCGCTTGGGCCTGGTGCACCGGCTCACCGCCGAGGACGAGTTGCTCGCCGAAACCGAGGCCACCGCGGCGCGTCTGGCCGCGCGCAATCCGGTCGTCATCAAGGAGCTCAAGCGCGCCATCTATTTCGGCACCGACAGGTCGTTGTCGCGCAGCCTGAATCACGAACTCGCCGCGTTCCTGTCCACCGGCAGCAGTAAGGCCGCCACACGCACCCAGGATGCTTTCTTCGACGATCTCGACCGGCTCGGCGACACACCGTTCCTGGCCGAGCCGAAGGCGTGGATCGACGGCACTCGCGTCGACCAGACCAGTTGA
- a CDS encoding TetR/AcrR family transcriptional regulator: protein MAATRRSNKEAPARPRQRDARRRMIEGTIESLRIHGASATSVDRVLADTGAPRGSVYHHFPGGRTQLITDALSAAGGSMSDFIETITRENDPTTALDMFVALWRRTLVDSDYRAGCPIFAVAVETNDDAPEFAASAAAIFARWNTALTDLLSHHGLDPVRSRRMATLTVAAVEGAIALCRVERATTPLEDTVRELQAHLTTVLSASE, encoded by the coding sequence ATGGCAGCGACACGCCGATCGAATAAGGAGGCTCCGGCGCGCCCGCGGCAGCGTGACGCGCGCCGGCGGATGATCGAGGGCACCATCGAATCCCTGCGCATTCACGGTGCGAGCGCCACCAGCGTGGACCGGGTGCTGGCTGATACCGGTGCGCCCCGCGGGTCGGTCTATCACCACTTTCCCGGCGGTCGCACCCAGCTGATCACCGACGCGCTGAGCGCGGCCGGTGGTTCGATGTCGGATTTCATCGAAACGATCACCCGCGAGAACGATCCGACCACCGCACTGGATATGTTCGTCGCGCTGTGGCGACGGACCCTCGTCGACAGCGACTACCGCGCGGGCTGCCCGATCTTCGCAGTCGCCGTCGAAACCAACGACGACGCACCGGAATTCGCGGCATCTGCCGCCGCGATCTTCGCCCGCTGGAATACCGCACTCACCGATCTGCTCAGCCATCACGGCCTCGACCCGGTGCGCTCGCGGCGCATGGCCACTCTCACCGTCGCCGCTGTCGAGGGGGCGATCGCGCTGTGTCGCGTCGAGCGGGCCACCACGCCGCTCGAGGACACCGTCCGCGAATTGCAAGCTCATCTGACGACCGTCCTCAGCGCTTCCGAGTAG
- a CDS encoding helix-turn-helix domain-containing protein, producing the protein MPRPRTHDPDTVLDAAESLAVRSGPAAVTIRAVAAATGVSNGAIYHTFGSRAELLGRSWLRAAGRFLRMQTESVEAHLAANDDTPYALEAVVAAAETPVEFARRYPDSSKLLLTVSRDELLGDELPEQVVAELAGTDDALVRLLIRLSRALWGRGDAAAVDVITTCVVDLPTGILLRRDRITKPIAREHLRAAVRAVLAVGPPE; encoded by the coding sequence ATGCCGCGCCCACGGACCCATGACCCCGACACCGTGCTCGATGCCGCGGAGTCGCTGGCGGTGCGCTCGGGTCCGGCAGCGGTCACCATCCGCGCCGTCGCGGCGGCCACCGGCGTGTCCAACGGCGCGATCTATCACACCTTCGGCTCGCGCGCGGAACTGCTCGGGCGCAGCTGGTTACGGGCGGCTGGGCGGTTTCTGCGGATGCAGACCGAATCGGTCGAGGCGCATCTCGCCGCGAACGACGACACCCCATACGCGCTCGAGGCGGTCGTGGCCGCCGCCGAGACGCCGGTGGAGTTCGCGCGGCGATACCCGGACTCCTCGAAACTGCTGCTGACCGTCTCACGTGACGAACTGCTCGGCGACGAACTGCCCGAACAGGTCGTCGCCGAACTCGCCGGAACCGATGACGCGCTGGTGCGACTGCTCATCCGGCTGTCACGTGCCCTGTGGGGCCGCGGCGACGCCGCCGCGGTCGACGTGATCACCACCTGCGTCGTCGATCTGCCGACCGGCATCCTGCTGCGCCGCGACCGGATCACGAAACCCATTGCCCGCGAACACCTTCGCGCCGCCGTGCGCGCGGTGCTCGCGGTCGGCCCACCTGAATAA
- a CDS encoding alpha/beta hydrolase, with protein MEEFASWRAMGRRHTHRGHQIFWQDSTGDGAGNLLCIHGFPTASWDWHAVWPGLRERFARLIAPDMIGFGWSAKPRNYEYRIADQADIHENLLREQGISRTHILAHDYGDTVAQELLARDAQRRADGDESLVIESVCLLNGGLFPETHRARPAQKLLASPLGPLFGVLGTERVFRRSLAGVFGPDTRPSIHELDQYWILWCSKHGKSNGHKLIRYMGERRANRERWVGALVDTQVPVRLIDGLLDPASGAHMVRRYRELIADPDVVELPKVGHYPQLEAPGETLAAVLDFHTSRVR; from the coding sequence ATGGAAGAGTTTGCGTCCTGGCGGGCGATGGGTCGGCGGCACACCCACCGCGGCCATCAGATCTTCTGGCAGGACAGCACCGGTGACGGTGCCGGAAATCTGCTCTGTATCCACGGTTTCCCCACCGCGTCCTGGGACTGGCATGCGGTATGGCCGGGTCTGCGCGAGCGGTTCGCGCGGCTGATCGCCCCGGATATGATCGGCTTCGGCTGGTCGGCCAAACCCCGCAATTACGAGTACCGGATCGCCGATCAGGCCGATATCCACGAGAATCTGCTGCGTGAGCAGGGGATTTCCCGCACGCACATCCTGGCCCACGATTACGGCGACACCGTCGCCCAGGAGTTGCTGGCCCGCGACGCACAGCGCCGCGCCGACGGCGACGAATCCCTGGTGATCGAATCGGTATGCCTGCTCAACGGCGGACTGTTCCCCGAGACCCACCGTGCACGCCCGGCGCAGAAGTTGCTGGCGAGTCCGCTGGGACCGCTGTTCGGGGTGCTGGGTACCGAGCGGGTCTTCCGTCGCAGCCTCGCCGGGGTCTTCGGTCCCGATACCCGCCCGAGTATCCACGAGCTCGATCAGTACTGGATCCTGTGGTGCAGTAAGCACGGGAAGAGCAACGGGCACAAGCTGATTCGCTACATGGGTGAGCGCAGGGCGAATCGGGAGCGCTGGGTGGGCGCGCTGGTCGACACGCAGGTTCCGGTCCGGCTGATCGACGGTCTGCTCGACCCGGCATCGGGTGCGCACATGGTGCGCCGCTATCGGGAGCTGATTGCGGATCCGGATGTGGTCGAGTTGCCGAAGGTCGGGCACTACCCCCAGCTCGAAGCCCCTGGGGAGACCTTGGCCGCGGTGCTGGATTTCCATACCAGCCGTGTGCGATAG
- a CDS encoding TetR/AcrR family transcriptional regulator, producing the protein MSRVVTKEQYFDTALEVLAELGFKGLNIGVLCRRLGVTSGSFYHHFGSWQGFVDALLEHWENRQVIILRTLNFNQGNPDDDIRAMSDLAAGLHHAAEAAIRAWAGNDESVNLALKRVDESRRRTVHKAIKGVVGDEETTAVVTALGMSMLIGYQQIAAGGEDISLDQLLAQYARLIYSHTRR; encoded by the coding sequence ATGTCACGAGTGGTCACCAAGGAGCAGTACTTCGACACCGCTCTGGAGGTCTTGGCCGAACTCGGCTTCAAGGGCCTCAATATCGGCGTGCTGTGCCGCCGCCTCGGTGTCACCAGCGGCTCGTTCTACCACCATTTCGGTAGCTGGCAGGGCTTCGTGGACGCGCTGCTCGAGCATTGGGAGAACCGCCAGGTCATCATTCTGCGCACGCTGAACTTCAACCAGGGCAATCCCGACGACGACATCCGCGCCATGTCCGACCTCGCCGCAGGCCTGCACCACGCCGCCGAGGCCGCGATCCGTGCCTGGGCCGGCAATGACGAATCGGTGAATCTGGCACTCAAGCGGGTCGACGAATCGCGCCGCCGCACCGTGCACAAGGCGATCAAAGGCGTTGTGGGCGATGAGGAGACCACCGCGGTGGTCACCGCGCTCGGCATGTCGATGCTGATCGGCTACCAGCAGATCGCCGCGGGCGGGGAGGACATTTCACTGGACCAGCTGCTGGCCCAGTACGCCCGGTTGATCTACTCCCACACCCGCCGCTGA
- a CDS encoding class I SAM-dependent methyltransferase, which translates to MSTIHWTEADTDHSAQWHSESAAAAPAQVTVADDRMRADTAYRLACQGTALLWRGDFHNARQLLRALSRRIDRKPVPAGEGPAESFHLYRRARGQRARVLGRLIVQLEPDHSLALRRAPDVRQACTEAYGSAHEPMVIALTELLGAIGAHEWRENGVLVPALGARIHPHYGVFSPVRGEYVDLVATAPLPVQHHTAFDLGTGTGVLAAVLARRGVDHIVATDINPRALDCARDNIDRLGLTTRIDVQGPGLYPDGRAHLIVCNPPWLPVRPTSTVEQGVYDTNSAMLRAFLTDLPAHLEPGGEGWLVLSDLAERLGLRTRTELLTAIDSAGLHIIDRIDTRPHHSRPRDTTDPLHAARAAEVTSLWRLATRIPCRHPGFIKGTG; encoded by the coding sequence ATGTCGACCATTCACTGGACCGAAGCAGATACCGACCACAGCGCACAGTGGCATTCCGAAAGCGCGGCGGCAGCGCCCGCGCAGGTCACCGTCGCCGATGACCGTATGCGTGCCGATACCGCCTATCGCCTGGCCTGCCAGGGGACAGCGCTGCTCTGGCGCGGCGATTTTCACAACGCTCGTCAACTGTTGCGGGCACTGAGCCGCCGGATCGATCGCAAACCCGTACCGGCGGGCGAGGGACCGGCCGAATCCTTTCACCTCTATCGGCGGGCTCGTGGGCAGCGGGCACGGGTGCTGGGCAGGCTGATCGTGCAGTTGGAGCCGGACCATTCGTTGGCATTGCGGCGCGCGCCCGACGTTCGCCAGGCATGCACCGAGGCGTATGGGTCCGCGCATGAGCCGATGGTGATCGCCTTGACCGAACTACTCGGCGCGATCGGGGCGCACGAGTGGCGCGAAAACGGTGTCCTGGTACCGGCCCTCGGCGCGCGGATCCACCCGCACTACGGGGTGTTCTCTCCCGTGCGCGGGGAATACGTCGATCTGGTCGCCACGGCACCGTTACCGGTCCAGCACCACACCGCATTCGACCTCGGAACCGGAACCGGCGTGCTGGCGGCGGTGCTGGCCCGCCGCGGCGTCGACCATATCGTCGCCACCGATATCAATCCGCGCGCACTCGACTGCGCCCGCGACAATATCGACCGCCTCGGGCTCACGACCCGCATCGATGTCCAGGGTCCAGGCCTGTATCCCGACGGCCGCGCACACCTGATCGTCTGCAACCCGCCATGGCTGCCGGTCCGTCCGACGTCCACCGTCGAACAAGGCGTCTACGACACGAACAGTGCCATGCTGCGCGCCTTCCTGACCGACCTGCCCGCTCACCTCGAACCCGGCGGCGAGGGCTGGCTGGTCCTATCCGATCTGGCCGAACGCCTCGGCCTGCGCACCCGCACCGAACTCCTCACCGCCATCGACTCGGCAGGCCTGCACATCATCGACCGGATCGACACCCGACCCCACCACTCCCGACCCCGCGACACCACAGACCCGTTGCACGCAGCCCGAGCCGCGGAAGTGACCTCCCTCTGGCGCTTGGCCACCCGGATACCGTGCCGGCACCCGGGATTCATCAAGGGCACCGGCTGA
- a CDS encoding lipase family protein yields MFRLPWRALSVATTLALTMFAASPLVAADSGDYAKFDPDPTGDAYLDQHFNTDALPNGAILSSRSVQILPPLAATNDFAAWQVWFKSTAADGTSIAALTTIMKPKTWNGRVVSNDYAIDSVGLQCNPSYQLTHSVSIEAPDITRQLLGHGYAVVMTDYQGPKMAYAHGPTQAREVLDGIRAALQFPAAALAGSPTTMIGYSGGAIATVWAAQLQPTYAPELRILGAAAGGTPADLSLLRKTMDGKPPAAALYLMAALGVARATPEAFDLLNDTGVRTAQESKNLCSSAALLGAAPVAVRTLTKVDPYPTEVVQRIYRETKVGGLTPTMPIYLWHGLFDEWIPAAGAQALQQQWKSAGVDVSLTLLPCDHITCAFTPGAIDQIDKWMGVA; encoded by the coding sequence ATGTTTCGGCTGCCGTGGCGCGCCCTCTCCGTCGCGACCACCCTGGCGCTCACCATGTTCGCGGCCTCGCCCCTGGTCGCGGCCGACAGCGGTGACTACGCGAAATTCGATCCCGACCCGACCGGCGACGCCTACCTCGATCAGCATTTCAATACCGACGCTCTGCCCAACGGCGCGATCCTGTCGTCGCGATCGGTGCAGATTCTGCCGCCGCTGGCCGCCACCAACGACTTCGCCGCCTGGCAGGTGTGGTTCAAATCCACTGCCGCCGACGGCACTTCGATCGCGGCGCTCACCACGATCATGAAACCGAAGACCTGGAACGGGCGCGTCGTCAGCAATGACTACGCGATCGACAGCGTCGGACTCCAATGCAATCCGTCCTACCAACTGACCCACTCGGTCTCCATCGAGGCGCCCGATATCACCCGCCAACTGCTCGGGCACGGTTACGCGGTCGTGATGACCGACTACCAAGGCCCCAAGATGGCCTACGCACACGGACCCACCCAGGCTCGCGAAGTGCTCGACGGAATCCGTGCCGCACTACAGTTTCCGGCAGCCGCACTGGCCGGCAGCCCCACCACGATGATCGGCTACAGCGGCGGCGCGATCGCCACCGTATGGGCCGCACAGCTGCAACCCACATATGCCCCCGAACTGCGGATCCTCGGCGCCGCCGCCGGTGGCACACCCGCCGACCTGAGCCTGCTGCGCAAAACGATGGACGGGAAACCGCCCGCCGCGGCGCTGTATCTGATGGCGGCGCTCGGGGTGGCCCGAGCCACACCCGAGGCGTTCGACCTGCTCAACGACACCGGGGTGCGGACCGCCCAGGAGAGCAAGAACCTCTGCTCCAGCGCCGCCCTCCTCGGCGCCGCGCCGGTGGCGGTGCGCACGCTGACCAAAGTCGACCCGTACCCGACCGAAGTCGTCCAGCGGATCTACCGCGAAACCAAGGTCGGCGGACTGACCCCGACGATGCCGATCTACCTGTGGCACGGCCTCTTCGACGAATGGATTCCCGCCGCAGGCGCGCAAGCACTCCAGCAACAGTGGAAAAGCGCCGGTGTGGACGTGTCACTGACCCTGCTGCCGTGCGACCACATCACCTGCGCGTTCACACCCGGGGCAATCGATCAGATCGACAAATGGATGGGCGTCGCCTGA
- a CDS encoding enoyl-CoA hydratase-related protein gives MSTLSYHEKIAVLDLGDDENRFTPDFLDAVNAHLDTALAEDAHGLVTTASGKFYSNGLDLDWLVANGDRTQWYIGRVQALFARVLTLPIPTAAALPGHAFGAGAMLALAHDYRVMRADRGFFCLPEVDVHIPFTAGMAALIQSKLTPKAAVASMTTGRRFGGIDASDLDIVDATAGEGAVATAALAMLAPLGGKDPATLGAIKNTMFGPVVAELTESGS, from the coding sequence ATGAGCACACTGAGCTACCACGAAAAGATCGCCGTTCTCGACCTCGGCGACGACGAAAACCGTTTCACCCCGGACTTTCTCGACGCGGTCAACGCCCACCTCGACACCGCACTCGCCGAGGATGCACACGGTCTGGTGACCACCGCGAGCGGCAAGTTCTACTCCAACGGCCTCGACCTGGACTGGCTGGTCGCCAACGGTGACCGCACCCAGTGGTACATCGGCCGGGTACAGGCCCTGTTCGCCCGCGTGCTCACCCTGCCCATTCCCACCGCCGCCGCACTGCCCGGGCACGCCTTCGGCGCCGGCGCCATGCTCGCCCTCGCCCACGACTATCGGGTGATGCGTGCCGACCGCGGCTTCTTCTGTCTGCCCGAGGTCGATGTCCACATTCCGTTCACCGCGGGCATGGCCGCGCTGATCCAGTCCAAATTGACACCCAAGGCCGCCGTGGCCTCGATGACCACCGGTCGCCGCTTCGGCGGCATCGATGCCTCGGACCTGGATATCGTCGACGCCACCGCGGGCGAAGGCGCGGTCGCCACCGCCGCTCTCGCGATGCTCGCTCCGCTCGGCGGTAAGGATCCCGCGACACTGGGCGCGATCAAGAACACCATGTTCGGTCCGGTCGTCGCCGAGCTGACCGAATCCGGCTCGTAA
- a CDS encoding crotonase/enoyl-CoA hydratase family protein: protein MTEAAILQRQGHIAIITLNRPEAMNAVNSALSIAVGAALEELAADRDLRAGVITGAGRAFCAGADLKELARGNGIHDPQHPEYGFAGLVQHFIDKPLIAAVNGFALGGGTEIVLACDLAVMSAEAELGLPEVTRGLFAAAGGVLRLPRQIPPKIAHEMVLTGAPIDAAAAAHWGLVNRVIPADQVLPTAIALAETIAANAPLSVRASKRIMHRSNEFGSDWDAPMWEMSFREAGPIFASKDALEGPRAFAEKRAPRWHGQ, encoded by the coding sequence ATGACCGAGGCCGCCATCCTGCAACGCCAGGGCCATATCGCGATCATCACGCTGAACCGGCCCGAGGCGATGAACGCGGTGAACTCCGCGCTCTCGATCGCCGTCGGCGCGGCACTCGAGGAGTTGGCGGCCGATCGGGACCTGCGGGCCGGGGTGATCACCGGTGCCGGTCGCGCATTCTGCGCGGGCGCGGACCTCAAGGAACTGGCTCGCGGTAACGGAATCCACGACCCGCAGCATCCGGAGTACGGATTCGCCGGGCTGGTCCAGCATTTCATCGACAAACCGCTCATCGCCGCGGTCAACGGATTCGCCCTCGGCGGCGGTACCGAGATCGTATTGGCCTGCGATCTCGCGGTGATGAGCGCCGAAGCCGAACTCGGACTGCCCGAGGTCACCCGTGGGCTGTTCGCCGCCGCGGGCGGTGTGCTGCGGCTGCCGCGTCAGATCCCGCCCAAGATCGCCCACGAGATGGTGCTGACCGGAGCGCCCATCGATGCCGCGGCGGCCGCGCACTGGGGGTTGGTCAACCGGGTCATCCCGGCCGATCAGGTGCTGCCCACCGCGATAGCGCTCGCCGAGACGATCGCCGCCAACGCGCCGCTGTCGGTGCGCGCGTCCAAGCGAATCATGCACCGCAGCAACGAATTCGGCTCCGATTGGGATGCGCCGATGTGGGAGATGAGTTTCCGGGAGGCGGGACCGATCTTCGCGAGCAAGGACGCGCTGGAAGGGCCGCGCGCGTTTGCGGAGAAGCGTGCGCCGCGGTGGCACGGGCAATGA